In a single window of the Papaver somniferum cultivar HN1 chromosome 8, ASM357369v1, whole genome shotgun sequence genome:
- the LOC113306507 gene encoding protein DETOXIFICATION 16-like, with protein MLTENREQEHGFGLLLGKKNIFVSKESSEIVEEVKKQLWLAGPLISVNVLQFSLQLISVMFVGHLGELSLSSASIATSFASVSGFSLVMGMGSALDTLCGQSYGAKQYHMLGIHMQRAMIVLLLVSVPLAFIWANTGLILSAVGQGQDISFEAGVYARYMIPSLFAFGLLQCEVRFLLTQSIVLPMMISSAVTALAHILVCWVLVFKTDLGYRGAAMANAISYWINTLLLALYIKFSDTCKRTWTGFSKEAVQDIYNFMSLAIPSAVMVCLEVWSFDMMVLLSGFLPNPKLETSVLSIRLSFSDITMYLHFSQYFSKF; from the exons ATGTTAACAGAAAACAGAGAACAGGAACATGGGTTTGGGTTGCTGCTtggaaagaaaaatatttttgttagTAAGGAGAGTTCAGAGAttgttgaagaagtgaagaagcagcTATGGTTAGCTGGACCTCTTATATCAGTTAACGTCTTACAGTTTAGCTTACAGTTAATTTCAGTAATGTTTGTTGGTCATCTTGGTGAACTTTCTCTTTCTAGCGCTTCGATTGCTACTTCTTTTGCATCAGTTAGTGGTTTCAGCTTGGTA ATGGGCATGGGAAGTGCATTGGATACATTATGCGGTCAATCATACGGAGCAAAGCAGTATCATATGCTCGGGATACATATGCAGAGAGCCATGATTGTCCTTTTACTTGTTAGTGTTCCCCTTGCTTTTATTTGGGCCAACACAGGCTTAATTCTCTCGGCCGTAGGACAAGGTCAGGACATATCATTTGAAGCCGGAGTATATGCTCGTTACATGATCCCTTCCCTTTTTGCCTTTGGACTACTTCAATGTGAAGTTAGGTTTTTGTTAACCCAAAGCATAGTCCTCCCAATGATGATAAGCTCTGCAGTTACAGCCTTAGCACATATACTTGTGTGTTGGGTTCTGGTTTTCAAAACGGATCTTGGTTATAGAGGTGCTGCAATGGCGAATGCTATTTCTTATTGGATCAATACATTACTGTTAGCACTTTATATTAAATTCTCTGACACCTGCAAAAGAACTTGGACTG GTTTCTCTAAGGAAGCGGTTCAGGATATATATAATTTCATGAGCCTTGCTATTCCTTCGGCTGTCATGGTCTG CTTGGAAGTGTGGTCTTTCGATATGATGGTCCTGCTATCAGGTTTCCTTCCTAATCCAAAGCTAGAAACTTCAGTGTTATCTATCAGGTTAAGTTTCTCGGACATAACGATGTATCTTCATTTTTCCCAATACTTTTCAAAGTTTTAG
- the LOC113306506 gene encoding F-box protein At3g07870-like: protein MADRHDPLKSLINSLPEEITLNIFSRLPVESVLNCKQVCKSWRNFLQFHVNTNTYFAYQHLQRQHGCGLTHTQEQNRDGSDAAIQTFVAFNRDVQALYHEEYHEDRKVGDNQPIYRRRRINIKFPACKHIVGSCNGLICLISRTNYNGVSIFPHIPSHSPESPDEPSYICNPVTREFVHLPRIYIDKKKIDLGVHIICGFGYHPLTNAYKVVRISYFGLPRSRGVVEIYKLGSDSGWTSAGETNLFFESVYHSPSVCWNGSLYWLHKESGGIVAFDLADEKFHSVPNPPGLLNTNRRLCVLRSCLCLITVPADPEIGYRDYYNVWFSKDNVSSYRSIEQSYKSRNWRKMFRMKSFLDIWNTLYFLFALTKEDELLFPIKGITRHDLKTQKDEKIWVLEERDRIQQVPLPHICSFISLKALGERNVEMFLGAPGNNELNLHASVNTR from the coding sequence ATGGCCGACCGTCATGATCCTCTAAAGAGTCTAATAAACAGTCTCCCCGAAGAAATCACATTGAATATTTTTTCTAGGTTGCCAGTTGAGTCGGTATTAAATTGCAAACAAGTATGTAAATCTTGGAGAAATTTCTTACAGTTTCATGTTAATACTAATACTTACTTTGCTTATCAACATCTACAGCGACAGCATGGTTGTGGATTAACTCACACGCAAGAGCAGAATCGTGATGGTTCTGATGCTGCAATACAGACTTTCGTTGCCTTTAACAGAGATGTTCAAGCACTCTATCATGAAGAGTACCATGAGGACCGCAAGGTTGGTGACAATCAGCCTATATACCGCAGGAGAAGGATCAACATCAAATTCCCGGCATGCAAGCATATCGTTGGCTCTTGTAATGGATTAATCTGTTTAATATCCCGGACAAATTACAATGGAGTCTCTATATTCCCCCACATACCAAGCCACAGTCCTGAGTCTCCTGACGAACCTTCGTACATATGTAATCCGGTTACCAGAGAATTTGTGCACCTTCCACGAATATACATCGATAAGAAGAAAATCGATCTAGGTGTTCACATTATATGTGGCTTTGGCTACCACCCTCTAACTAATGCGTATAAGGTCGTTAGAATCTCATATTTCGGATTACCTCGAAGCAGGGGAGTGGTTGAGATATATAAGCTTGGGAGTGACAGCGGGTGGACAAGTGCAGGAGAAACCAACTTGTTTTTTGAATCTGTTTATCATTCCCCTAGTGTTTGTTGGAATGGATCTCTTTATTGGCTACACAAAGAATCAGGGGGGATTGTAGCATTTGATCTGGCGGACGAGAAATTCCACTCGGTCCCTAACCCGCCTGGCCTATTAAACACGAACCGTAGACTCTGTGTTTTGAGAAGTTGTTTGTGTCTTATTACTGTCCCAGCTGATCCTGAGATCGGTTATAGGGATTATTACAACGTGTGGTTCTCAAAGGATAATGTTAGTAGTTACCGCAGTATAGAACAATCTTATAAGTCTCGAAACTGGAGAAAAATGTTCAGGATGAAATCCTTTCTGGATATCTGGAACACACTGTATTTTTTATTTGCTCTTACAAAAGAGGATGAATTATTATTTCCAATTAAAGGGATCACCCGACATGACTTAAAGACacaaaaagatgaaaaaatatgGGTCCTTGAAGAACGCGACAGGATTCAGCAGGTACCGTTACCTCACATCTGCAGCTTCATTTCACTGAAAGCACTAGGGGAAAGAAACGTCGAGATGTTTTTAGGAGCGCCAGGCAACAATGAACTTAATCTCCATGCTTCCGTCAATACTCGTTGA